A portion of the Hyalangium minutum genome contains these proteins:
- the cysC gene encoding adenylyl-sulfate kinase → MPSTTGFTLWLTGMHGTGKSTYAAYIAARLRQVGRNVEILDEGELGDDLWQGLGDSKEERSVTVRRLGFVAQLLTRNNVAVIVPSVSPYKTVREENRRVISKYVEVYVDCPTEKLIERDTTGKYKKALSGEIPNFIGITEPYEPPTSPEVTIHSDTESVEDGAMKIFQSLLDLSLVTPEELKVITGKKMKANPLPKKARQAEAAPAEPKAEPKAKGEAKAAAPKGAKARPATRAARVAKPAAAAKKSAKRSK, encoded by the coding sequence ATGCCCAGCACGACTGGTTTTACGCTCTGGCTGACCGGCATGCACGGTACCGGTAAGAGCACGTACGCCGCCTACATTGCCGCACGTCTGCGACAGGTGGGGCGCAATGTGGAGATCCTCGACGAGGGAGAGCTGGGCGATGACCTCTGGCAGGGCCTGGGGGACAGCAAGGAGGAGCGCTCCGTCACCGTGCGGCGCCTGGGCTTCGTGGCCCAGTTGCTGACCCGCAACAACGTGGCGGTCATCGTTCCCTCGGTCAGCCCCTACAAGACCGTCCGCGAGGAGAACCGCCGCGTGATCAGCAAGTACGTGGAGGTCTACGTCGACTGCCCCACCGAGAAGCTGATCGAGCGCGACACCACGGGCAAGTACAAGAAGGCGCTCAGTGGCGAGATCCCCAACTTCATCGGCATCACCGAGCCGTACGAGCCGCCCACCTCGCCTGAGGTGACGATCCACTCCGACACGGAGAGCGTCGAGGACGGCGCGATGAAGATCTTCCAGTCGCTGCTGGACCTGAGCCTGGTGACGCCGGAGGAGCTGAAGGTCATCACCGGCAAGAAGATGAAGGCCAACCCGCTGCCGAAGAAGGCGCGGCAGGCCGAGGCGGCCCCGGCCGAGCCCAAGGCCGAGCCCAAGGCCAAGGGCGAGGCGAAGGCGGCGGCCCCGAAGGGCGCCAAGGCCCGGCCCGCCACCCGCGCGGCTCGCGTGGCCAAGCCGGCGGCGGCTGCCAAGAAGAGCGCCAAGCGCAGCAAGTAG